cagtatatacacatttaaaaagaaagttaaaATACATGGCTAGTGTTACAGACAGAATAGCaggagacagatggagacacagatggtTTTATTGTACACAAGTTTAAACAAGCAGTGAGTAGAATGGGTGATGATGGTTACCGATACCGTCCTTTGTTTAGTGGGGTAGGAGACCGGGAGTCAGGAACTCAGGAGaggcaaaaacacactgttCAACAGCTGGAGTCCACTGCATTGTCTGGTAGGGAGGCGCATAATGTCCTTGCAGAAACaagaccagacactgactgaggtgagtggggtGTTTTTGTACTGGAGCTGAAGCGATGCAGATGAGTATCAGGTGTGTAATTGGCAACAGGTGTCTGATTAgaattctggtgagggagtacGCTGTGGTTGTgaggttgtggagcctggcgtgtccgtgacagCTAGTATACACAATGAATTTATAAACATCAGTTTTATAGAATTGTATGTTGATGcctattaaataaaaacagtaaaccCAATATACTTGTACTGCAGATAAAGACTTGTGACTGCCCTTGTCAAACAAACAGGTCAGTGcttgtttgtgatgttttgcaGCTATGCAGAGGTGGATACAAATGCATggcaaaggagaaaaaaactaaataaacttgGTGCTGAGACATCATGCTATACATAACACTATCATCTTTTCAACCTGTtggagaacaaaagaaaaatgaaaatgaggacAGAAGAACAAAGAAGCTATGTCATGCAAAGCAAAAATGATGCAAGTTTGGAAAAATAAAGTAACTCAAAAAAAGtgcaacattttgacttgtgcAGAAAATACAgaactacagtatgtgaaaaGTGTTCCTTTGTCTGTTGCTTTAACCACACACATCATTCCACATGTGACCTctggggagagaaggagagacagatgtgaaagtttctgtttttgatGAATTTCAAATTTGCTTCATTTAGATTTTGTTGTGGattgtaaaataacaaaaacgaAAAAAAACCCATACTTATGTGTGTATTAGCATGCTGCTTCTGTTGTGTATTACATATTAAGGTTTGAATGGTTAAGGGTTACCTCGTTTGAAGTTTTTCTGAAGCATCTTAGTTCCTCTTCCGTCCGTGttgaaggagaaaaaacaaatgtcacaaatgACAATGAAATCCTCTCTACTTCTATGGCGTAATGCAGCCTTCTCTGTGAAATAATATGTTGGGAAATTAATCTGCATATCTTACCGTTGATGTGGCTGATGATTCTGCTTTGGTCTGCTCTAAAAGAGACAGTAAACCACCTGTTACTGACTCTGAATGCTTAATGACAATAATGCACAATAGTCCTCATTTCAAACTAAATATTTCAGAATAacgagatttttttttttacatgaatttGATTTATCAGTTCACCGTATACTTACTGTGTCTTTTGAACATAAACCAGATGAACAAGGTCACCATTACAAAGATCAACAAGCTCAGACGGATGCTGAAACTCTTTAAGAAACTGGAGGAAATGCTGCAAAAAATTATAAGTACACAatgcaaattaataaaaaaaaaagaactgttATTTAAACAGTCCTGCGATAGCGTCTAAAATCTATTTATCATCCTGGTCATTTACTGCACTACAGTTTTACAAAATCATATATGTTATTGTTAATTAATAGAACTTATCATCTAATATCAGTTAAAACACATGTAGATTCCCACAAAGACTGTTTTCTGGAACACAAAATGGccacatttctttaaatactgtatgtcaatgcAAAGCCTACTGACCTTGGGTGTCCACCATGAGCTGTGGGTGCTTCGCTTGGAAAGACAGAAGGTTGATTCACTTCTATATTAATTCAAAACATTTAGAGATTGTTACCCGacaagtgtgtatatatatatatatatatatatatatatatatatatatatatatatatatatatatatatatatatatatatatatatatattacttgtAGTACTTACTAGTGGTAGGTTGCTCAGTAACAGTTACATGCACTGGCATCTGTAAGTCTCCTTTAACACACAAATACCAGCCGCTGCTCTTTGTCTTCAGTCCACTCATAGTCACAGTAAAAACATTGTGGACACTCGTATTGATGGTCACTGTTGTTCCATCTATTGATCCCCATGGCCTTGAAACACAAGAGCTGCCCAGCCTACACCACTTTCCTTCTCCAGAGTTACTATATTGACAATTGAT
This region of Siniperca chuatsi isolate FFG_IHB_CAS linkage group LG11, ASM2008510v1, whole genome shotgun sequence genomic DNA includes:
- the LOC122884286 gene encoding uncharacterized protein LOC122884286 isoform X2: MTVHLSFLLILTGLTGIHSVTTVSQVSVKVGESITIPCLYDSQYKNQVKYLCKGYYWSSCSYAVQTNQPQNPGKFSISDDKNQRIFTVTIKDLTDKDADYWCAVGINGGADIRENFHLSVTRGTPGLYVDYQKITGFNGEKITINCQYSNSGEGKWCRLGSSCVSRPWGSIDGTTVTINTSVHNVFTVTMSGLKTKSSGWYLCVKGDLQMPVHVTVTEQPTTKVNQPSVFPSEAPTAHGGHPSISSSFLKSFSIRLSLLIFVMVTLFIWFMFKRHKQTKAESSATSTRN
- the LOC122884286 gene encoding uncharacterized protein LOC122884286 isoform X1, translating into MTVHLSFLLILTGLTGIHSVTTVSQVSVKVGESITIPCLYDSQYKNQVKYLCKGYYWSSCSYAVQTNQPQNPGKFSISDDKNQRIFTVTIKDLTDKDADYWCAVGINGGADIRENFHLSVTRGTPGLYVDYQKITGFNGEKITINCQYSNSGEGKWCRLGSSCVSRPWGSIDGTTVTINTSVHNVFTVTMSGLKTKSSGWYLCVKGDLQMPVHVTVTEQPTTKVNQPSVFPSEAPTAHGGHPSISSSFLKSFSIRLSLLIFVMVTLFIWFMFKRHKQTKAESSATSTLSRTRQAPQPHNHSVLPHQNSNQTPVANYTPDTHLHRFSSSTKTPHSPQSVSGLVSARTLCASLPDNAVDSSC